Proteins from a genomic interval of Candidatus Bealeia paramacronuclearis:
- a CDS encoding SPOR domain-containing protein: MDDITDLQQSNDDLKKKVDLLRQQSLKRARTLQAQLLQAHAPSDDVSVGAAGTPQSQGASLPKGSPPSKAKSKRIVFAMSKLSLLSISLSLMIFGALVFVGGFLTGYWIGMPTSPIMAGGVGSGYVAAGASATAQGLGAIGFQQIAGKQAASSTSGLITSQPLPGVPNALQPLASSVQFAAGQAISNKVGKNVAQAVGTEISSAMHPQSGGDGSHSSQVSNVSTQKGDGKRYTIQLGMFATQENAHALVDRLKSQDYIPAQVVSTKSPSGDVLYTVQSGNYPDYETTVTRAAQFAQENIPGAMVVELKPQGGK; the protein is encoded by the coding sequence TTGGACGATATCACAGACCTCCAGCAGTCGAATGATGACTTGAAAAAGAAAGTAGATTTGTTGCGCCAGCAATCGTTAAAACGTGCTCGGACGCTTCAGGCTCAACTCTTGCAAGCTCATGCGCCCTCTGATGATGTCTCTGTAGGTGCTGCAGGCACTCCTCAAAGTCAAGGGGCTTCATTGCCTAAAGGATCTCCCCCCTCTAAAGCCAAGTCGAAAAGGATCGTTTTTGCTATGTCAAAACTCTCGCTGCTTTCCATCTCCCTCAGTTTAATGATTTTTGGGGCGCTTGTTTTTGTAGGAGGATTCCTTACTGGATATTGGATAGGAATGCCAACGTCTCCCATCATGGCGGGAGGTGTTGGTTCGGGGTATGTCGCAGCAGGGGCTTCGGCCACGGCGCAAGGATTGGGTGCAATTGGATTTCAACAAATTGCCGGAAAGCAAGCGGCGAGTTCGACAAGTGGATTAATTACGTCACAACCTCTCCCGGGGGTTCCCAACGCTTTGCAACCTTTGGCATCTTCTGTTCAGTTTGCAGCAGGTCAAGCTATTTCGAATAAAGTCGGTAAAAATGTTGCGCAAGCGGTGGGGACAGAAATTTCATCGGCAATGCATCCTCAATCGGGAGGAGATGGGTCTCATTCCTCGCAAGTCTCCAATGTCTCTACTCAAAAGGGTGATGGGAAGCGTTATACGATTCAATTGGGGATGTTTGCCACTCAAGAAAATGCTCACGCTCTTGTTGATAGGTTGAAAAGTCAGGATTATATTCCGGCACAGGTGGTTTCTACAAAATCACCTTCAGGAGATGTCCTTTATACCGTGCAAAGTGGAAACTATCCGGATTATGAAACAACCGTTACACGTGCAGCACAATTTGCACAAGAAAATATACCCGGGGCCATGGTTGTTGAACTTAAGCCTCAAGGAGGAAAATAG
- the lnt gene encoding apolipoprotein N-acyltransferase: protein MALAFAPVHAVPILWLSFLGAFYCLNFAPTPKAAFWDGWWFGLGFFVASLYWIAIATFVDLASFWWVIPFALLGLPVILSFFVGPVFYLTIKFSKDNYSRILLFICFWVLFEWLRAHLFTGFPWNLLGYVWTVSTPFLQIAAFGGVYLLTFFTLLLIGITYIGLQGGLLEKRIMISTYVIAVFLGIAGLSKLQEVPMTSSGPWMRLVQPSIPQSLKWNPEQREANLYRLLTLSHETSAHIPQAIIWPETAVSFFLDHEPRLRRLISQIIPEGAYLITGAPRKTPEGHEPFQIWNSSLVLNHEGAVLGHYDKFHLVPFGEYVPWRKELSHYMDLSWMKKITAGAIDFSIGNGPETLHVEKIPAFGPLICYEAIFPGAVVTPSGPRPEWLLNVTNDAWYGNSSGPYQHLEIVRMRAVEEGLPLVRAANNGISAVFDAYGRQVVSIPLNEIGIRDFQLPPPIAPTLYARFGDLIIFSILAFFLGAAFLIRVGRTT from the coding sequence ATGGCACTGGCGTTTGCGCCTGTTCATGCCGTGCCCATTTTATGGCTCAGTTTTTTAGGTGCCTTTTATTGCCTTAATTTTGCACCCACCCCCAAAGCCGCCTTTTGGGATGGCTGGTGGTTTGGACTTGGATTTTTTGTGGCCAGTCTTTATTGGATAGCCATTGCCACATTTGTGGATTTAGCAAGTTTTTGGTGGGTCATTCCTTTTGCACTTTTGGGATTGCCCGTAATTCTCTCATTCTTTGTGGGTCCTGTTTTTTATCTCACGATAAAATTTTCCAAAGATAACTATTCTCGCATTCTTCTTTTTATCTGTTTTTGGGTTCTTTTTGAATGGCTCCGCGCCCATCTTTTTACGGGATTTCCTTGGAATCTTTTGGGTTATGTTTGGACTGTTTCCACACCCTTTCTCCAGATCGCAGCCTTTGGCGGCGTTTATCTTTTGACTTTCTTCACGCTTCTTCTTATTGGAATAACCTACATCGGTCTTCAGGGCGGCCTTCTTGAAAAACGCATTATGATTAGCACTTATGTTATCGCCGTTTTCTTAGGGATTGCAGGCCTTTCAAAATTGCAAGAAGTCCCCATGACATCATCAGGTCCGTGGATGCGATTGGTGCAACCTTCCATTCCCCAATCTTTAAAATGGAATCCGGAGCAACGGGAGGCTAACCTTTACCGTCTTTTAACGCTTTCCCATGAAACGAGCGCCCATATCCCCCAAGCCATCATTTGGCCAGAAACGGCTGTTTCGTTTTTTCTTGATCATGAACCGCGCCTAAGGCGTCTTATTTCCCAAATTATTCCCGAGGGAGCTTATTTGATTACAGGCGCACCCCGAAAAACGCCAGAAGGCCATGAGCCTTTTCAAATCTGGAATAGCTCCCTTGTTCTTAATCACGAAGGCGCAGTTTTAGGGCACTATGACAAATTTCATCTGGTTCCTTTTGGCGAATATGTGCCTTGGCGGAAAGAACTCAGTCATTATATGGATTTATCTTGGATGAAAAAAATCACCGCAGGCGCCATTGATTTCAGCATCGGTAATGGTCCAGAAACGTTACATGTGGAAAAAATCCCCGCGTTTGGACCTCTCATTTGCTATGAAGCTATCTTCCCGGGCGCAGTTGTGACGCCCTCCGGTCCACGTCCTGAGTGGCTTTTGAATGTGACGAATGATGCGTGGTATGGTAATTCTTCTGGACCTTACCAACATCTCGAAATTGTCAGAATGCGAGCCGTGGAAGAAGGGCTGCCTTTGGTCAGAGCCGCCAACAACGGTATTTCTGCCGTCTTTGACGCCTATGGTCGCCAAGTGGTATCCATTCCCTTAAATGAAATTGGGATTCGCGACTTTCAATTGCCTCCCCCTATTGCGCCCACCCTTTATGCACGCTTTGGGGACCTAATTATTTTTTCAATCCTTGCCTTTTTTCTGGGAGCTGCCTTTTTAATCAGAGTGGGAAGGACAACGTAA
- a CDS encoding enoyl-CoA hydratase, translating to MGNVAVLERQDSGAATLENVIVEWIGRVGVVTLNRPQALNALSEGLIRDLENALDHFENEPGTHVIVITGSEKAFAAGADIKEMVDKTYMDAYLGDFITTGWERLSQCRKPVIGAIAGYALGGGCELAMMCDILIAADNAKFAQPEITIGTIPGAGGTQRLTCAIGKSKAMEMCLTGNMISATDAEKAGLVSRVVPLDQLRQEALILAEKIASMSLPVAMMVKECVNRSYETTLTEGLKFERRVFHSTFALEDRKEGMEAFIGKRKPVFKGE from the coding sequence ATGGGCAATGTTGCGGTATTAGAGCGTCAAGATTCAGGTGCGGCCACGCTTGAAAATGTTATTGTGGAATGGATTGGGCGAGTAGGCGTTGTGACCTTAAATCGTCCTCAGGCCTTAAATGCTCTTTCCGAAGGTCTAATTCGTGATCTTGAAAATGCCCTCGATCATTTTGAAAATGAGCCCGGGACCCATGTGATTGTCATCACTGGTTCAGAAAAAGCGTTTGCGGCCGGGGCTGATATTAAAGAAATGGTCGATAAAACCTATATGGATGCTTATTTAGGTGATTTCATTACAACAGGTTGGGAGCGTTTGAGTCAATGTCGCAAGCCCGTTATCGGAGCCATTGCCGGATATGCTTTGGGCGGAGGGTGCGAATTGGCGATGATGTGCGATATTTTAATCGCCGCCGATAACGCTAAGTTTGCGCAGCCTGAAATCACAATTGGTACAATCCCAGGGGCTGGTGGCACCCAGAGATTAACATGCGCCATTGGAAAATCCAAAGCCATGGAAATGTGTTTGACGGGAAATATGATCTCAGCCACTGATGCTGAAAAAGCAGGTCTTGTGAGTCGTGTTGTGCCTTTGGATCAACTGCGCCAAGAAGCTCTAATCTTAGCAGAAAAAATCGCGAGTATGTCCTTGCCAGTTGCTATGATGGTTAAAGAATGTGTCAATCGTAGTTATGAAACAACGCTTACTGAAGGCCTTAAATTTGAACGCCGCGTTTTCCATTCCACCTTCGCCCTTGAAGACCGGAAAGAAGGTATGGAAGCCTTTATTGGAAAAAGAAAACCCGTTTTTAAAGGAGAGTGA